A window of Scomber scombrus chromosome 23, fScoSco1.1, whole genome shotgun sequence contains these coding sequences:
- the LOC134006084 gene encoding lysophosphatidic acid receptor 6: MSINTSTNCHNDSTSHISIFTVCVYSFILVIGLIFNLVALVVFLSPSKSRSQTTVYMTNLALADILLILTLPMRIYYHLGFAGLPQLLCDVLGLVLKANMYGSIFLLTCICFDRCMAVTFPMSSRVQQWRKKAPLICLGIWMFTFGASLPIYLSKHRGIADEKHCFDNLPVYATRPMTVLATLFLGFAIPLVVMLICSWGLIRAVRQSTVAQQELVDSRKIQKMIAASLFIFLLSFLPYHAILGYLFLYRDKISCPMLAAYRHSLMVACLNTVLDPVTYYFTTDTFRNKVHINPLQRMFPLNSQSSLQGNSRSRMPKNS, from the coding sequence ATGTCCATCAACACCTCCACTAACTGCCACAATGACAGTACAAGCCACATCAGCATCTTCACTGTGTGCGTGTACTCTTTCATTCTCGTCATAGGTCTCATCTTTAATCTCGTAGCACTGGTGGTTTTCCTCAGTCCCAGTAAATCCAGATCACAAaccactgtctacatgaccaacCTGGCGTTGGCAGATATACTGCTCATCCTCACGTTGCCCATGAGAATCTACTACCATCTGGGATTTGCTGGCCTACCTCAGTTACTGTGTGATGTCCTCGGCCTGGTCCTGAAGGCTAACATGTATGGGAGCATCTTTCTCCTTACTTGTATTTGCTTCGATCGTTGCATGGCTGTCACCTTCCCTATGTCAAGCCGTGTCCAGCAATGGAGGAAGAAAGCACCGCTGATTTGCCTTGGAATATGGATGTTCACTTTTGGTGCCAGCCTGCCCATCTACCTCTCCAAACACAGAGGAATTGCTGATGAGAAGCATTGCTTTGATAACTTGCCGGTTTATGCCACACGGCCAATGACGGTTTTAGCAACGTTGTTTCTGGGGTTTGCAATCCCTTTAGTAGTTATGCTAATCTGCTCCTGGGGTTTGATCCGTGCTGTCCGGCAAAGTACTGTGGCCCAGCAGGAACTAGTGGACAGCAGGAAGATCCAGAAAATGATTGCTGCCAGCCTTTTCATTTTCCTACTCAGCTTCCTCCCTTACCATGCTATCCTGGGCTACCTCTTTCTGTATAGAGACAAAATATCATGCCCCATGTTAGCTGCATACCGCCATAGCCTGATGGTGGCATGTCTCAACACAGTACTTGACCCCGTTACATATTATTTCACCACAGACACCTTCAGAAACAAGGTACACATAAACCCTCTTCAGAGGATGTTCCCATTGAATAGTCAAAGTTCTCTACAAGGAAACAGCAGGAGCAGAATGCCCAAAAACAGCTAA
- the tm4sf21b gene encoding transmembrane 4 L6 family member 1, with protein sequence MCTGACAKFIAIPLYVLAAVSVICNIMLFFPDFDTTFAANDSEKTPRITEEVKYMGGLIGGGIMVLIPAIHIHLTSSDKCCANRCGMFLSIGFSAAGVVGAVYSLSVAALGLANGPTCQWSNIDNLIPRWGTPFANSSGSYLSDDSMWKWCIVPENVVEFNVGLFTTLLVAASVELVLCVIQMVNGLFGCICGTCSGQKPGSQEH encoded by the exons ATGTGTACTGGAGCCTGTGCTAAGTTTATTGCCATCCCCCTTTATGTCCTGGCTGCAGTGTCCGTCATCTGCAACATTATGCTCTTTTTCCCTGACTTTGATACAACGTTTGCAGCTAATGACAGCGAGAAAACGCCGCGGATCACTGAGGAGGTCAAATATATGGGAGGCCTAATTGGAGGAGGAATCATG GTCCTCATTCCTGCCATTCACATTCATCTGACCAGCAGTGACAAGTGCTGTGCCAACCGCTGTGGG ATGTTCCTATCTATTGGGTTTTCAGCAGCTGGGGTAGTGGGGGCTGTGTACAGTCTGAGTGTTGCTGCCCTGGGCCTCGCTAATGGACCAACGTGCCAATGGTCCAATATAGACAACCTCATTCCAAGATGGGGGACGCCCTTTGCTAACAG TAGTGGGAGCTACCTGTCAGATGATAGCATGTGGAAGTGGTGTATTGTCCCAGAGAATGTGGTTGAATTCAATGTGGGGCTGTTCACCACCCTGTTAGTTGCAGCAAGCGTGGAGCTTGTCCTCTGTGTCATCCAGATGGTCAATGGACTGTTTGGATGCATCTGCGGCACCTGCTCCGGCCAG AAGCCGGGGAGTCAGGAACATTGA